The nucleotide sequence GAGAAATATGACGATGCGGTCGCCAGGGCCGAAATCATTGCAAAACATCCGCACCAGGGCTTCCTGTATAAAATGAACTCCGGTTATGGTTTCCTTTCCTGCATAACTGTAGTTGCAGGATATATAGCGGTTTGTGCCAAGAAAAGAAAGAAATACAGACGGCATTTGCTGAAATTTTCCTTGACCTAAAATACGAAAAAACCTGTTCGCTGTTCACAATCAAGATGGTATTATTAACAGAATCCGGTTTACTTATTAACCGATAACCTGTATGAAGAAAAAAACAGGCCAAATAAGGAGAAAGAAAAAACGATTTGTTAGAGAGTTATTTCCGTTAATTGTTGCGATCAATGCTCTGAATAACCTTACTGCAATTCTCTTTAGTATTTGTGATAAGTACGTTGGCAGCAGCAGGATTTTCTCGCATACCGGCATGGTTTATATCGTTGCGAAGATCACTGAAGTTTTTCCATAAAGCCCTCAGTTCATTCAGGTAAATGAGCTTATCGGGCGTCAACCCGGAGGGTAAAGGCTCTGTATTTTTTTCATTCAATATGTCTTCGGCACATTGTCTATCATTAATCATGTGGAATTTCAGAAGAAGACAAACTTCAGAAACAAGCAATTCTCTTGCCAGTGTAATGGCCTGCTGGTATTGCCCCGTATCGAGGTAATACTGAACAATAGCGGCCTGGGCCTTCAGGTCTTCGTTGTTTTCTTTACTAACAATCATCTCTTTGAATGTACCGGCCATCTGATCGAGTAAAGAAGCAAGGGGTCTTGCCTGCGGGATATTTGCCACATCCTTTTTCGATTGTTCTATTGCTTCGGGCAGTTCTCTGGCTAAATCAAGAACCTTAAAAGTTCGCACCAACGAAAGGGCATCAGAAAGGTCGCCGAGCTTATTTCCAAGGTTTTTCAACCCTTTGGGTTTATAATCTTTTTCTTGCCTGTACCAGGTATTTTGAATTTCATGGGTGATCTGTTTGAGTTGGTCGGCTTTTCCTATTTTTATAAAGTAATCGGTTGCAAACGACCAGGTAATGATGTCGAGGAAAGGGGTGAGTTCAAAAACTGGGGAAATATTGGTTTCCGTATTCCTTGCCTCATAGGCTCCGTAAAAAATATGACGGATGGTCACCTTTTTGGTTACCTTCAGGTAAACGGCAACGGCCAGTGTCAGCATGGGCAGGCTCCGGAAGCCATGGGTTACATCGATCACCAACTCGCTGTATTCGGGGATGGAAGAGGCTATTTTTTCAAAAATTTCCCACAGCTCGTCCTCGTTTCTGCCATCGGGAATAGAAATGCATTCAAAAGAAGGGAGGGTCTGAAGTTCTTTATAGTGTGTTTCTTTTGACTTTTCCGTCATCAGAACAAATATTCTCTCAAAAGGGAAAAACTCAGAAAGCGCTTGAATTATAACCCGAACCGGAACTGATTTTTTTCCATTCCATTCATAGATGGTTTCATTATAATTGCCTGTGCCGACAAAGGAAAGGAGAATCATACGATTTATTTAATACTAAGCTTAATAAACCCCATTGGCATAAAATGAAAGCCTTTATCCTTTAAATTTCTAAAGACGATTTTGCGGGATTTATAAGCAGGAGGCTTACCCTGTGAAGGAGCCAAATAGTGGTTGTCAGGAAACTTCCAGTTACCGGTAATTCCGTGAAAACCTGAACCAAAGCCCATATGAAGCAGGCATTCATTGCTTTGCTCAGGAATATAATCTAAAAGGTCATCAATCGATTGAATAATCAAGCCGGTATCACTTTCGTCATCATCATAATGTTCAAAAAAATTCTTTTCAGCAAGCAGATAACGGCGTGTATGCTGATTAATCAAACCAAAAATGGCCTGCAATGTATTTATATTATTAAAAGAGGTAAAATGCTCCGGGGTCCTTCTATTCCTGCTGAGATAATCGAAACGTTCGTTTTTAATGCGGATAAAGCCACTGGAAATAGAATTTGTTGGAAATGTTTCGCAACAAATAACAAAACCCTTCGATGCAAATTTAGGTCCTGAGGCCCTGCGGTCATGTTTCCAACCAGCCCTATATTCTCCTTTGTCATTGATTAGATTAAAAGTTTTTATTTTATCAATTCGTGATTTTTCAAAACTAAAATCGCCCACCTGAAGCAACGACATCAGGTTGTTTTCAATAGGGCCGAGCAGAATTTTTTCATCAGGGGGGGCATTTTTTCTATTGTTGTTATTGTTCCTATTATGCTGTTCATACAAATGCGTAATGATTACAGAACGGATAGCGCCTTTAAGAGAAGAACCGGGAATATAAGGGATTCTTTTATCTCCGGCAGGAATGGTGGTAAGGGGCAAAATCTCTTTTTCAGGCTCATAAGAACAATCAATCTTAGCTATTTGAAAGTCCTCAGGTTTAATCTTGCGGGTATTCAGCAGGTAGTTGCCAAATTTATCGGTCTGACCCGAAGAAAGCAATGAAAGAAATGCTGCCCGCTCGTTTTCGCTGAGCGTTTGAAAGATTTTCGGAAGATCAACAATAATGATCTTCTTTTCACCTTTTACATAAAAGAAATCAATGTCCTTAACCAGTTTCTTTTCCTGTCCTGCACCGACGTGTACAGGGGTTATTATTTTTGCTTCAACCGTATAATTCATAATCATTCATTATTCAGTTCTGCAGGGAATAAAAAATCCAAGGCCGACCCGGTAAACCGGATGTTCGAGCTTGCGGGGCGTTTGCAATGGAGTAATATCGGCATTTTTCCCGGAAACTGATACCGATGGCTGATTGAGTAAGAATATGGAACCTTCAGTAAACATGTAAATTGAGCGTTTCCGGTACGACAGGTATGGTTCGCTGATCCATCCCCCTCTTTTAATGAACTGATATCTTGCCTTATCATCGAGCATGGAATTCAGTTGTTCAAAATTTTCAGGGCAGAACAGGGAAAGGGAAACCGCATGGGAGGCATTTTCAGGGAAATTGAAAGAAAGTACACCATATTCGGCAGTAAACCTCCCCATACCTACCGAACGGTCTGTACCCAGTCCTTCATCCTGAAGAAGGTCAAGGGCTGTCTTTACCCGACTTTCCCATTTTGCATCAAGATAGTGAACAAGGCAGAAAAGCCCTGCATGGGGTTTAAAGAGGGTTTTTTCCACATAGAAGGGCCGCGTGTCTTCCCTGTCATCCCTGGGCCTCATGATACGAGGAACAATATGTTTTTCCGATAGGGGGAAAAGTTTTTCGTCAAGACTTTCCGACATAAACTGCCCATGGATATGCCTGTCATCAGTAACATCAATCGGCTGTTC is from Bacteroidales bacterium and encodes:
- the csm5 gene encoding type III-A CRISPR-associated RAMP protein Csm5 → MNYTVEAKIITPVHVGAGQEKKLVKDIDFFYVKGEKKIIIVDLPKIFQTLSENERAAFLSLLSSGQTDKFGNYLLNTRKIKPEDFQIAKIDCSYEPEKEILPLTTIPAGDKRIPYIPGSSLKGAIRSVIITHLYEQHNRNNNNNRKNAPPDEKILLGPIENNLMSLLQVGDFSFEKSRIDKIKTFNLINDKGEYRAGWKHDRRASGPKFASKGFVICCETFPTNSISSGFIRIKNERFDYLSRNRRTPEHFTSFNNINTLQAIFGLINQHTRRYLLAEKNFFEHYDDDESDTGLIIQSIDDLLDYIPEQSNECLLHMGFGSGFHGITGNWKFPDNHYLAPSQGKPPAYKSRKIVFRNLKDKGFHFMPMGFIKLSIK
- a CDS encoding TIGR02221 family CRISPR-associated protein; protein product: MILLSFVGTGNYNETIYEWNGKKSVPVRVIIQALSEFFPFERIFVLMTEKSKETHYKELQTLPSFECISIPDGRNEDELWEIFEKIASSIPEYSELVIDVTHGFRSLPMLTLAVAVYLKVTKKVTIRHIFYGAYEARNTETNISPVFELTPFLDIITWSFATDYFIKIGKADQLKQITHEIQNTWYRQEKDYKPKGLKNLGNKLGDLSDALSLVRTFKVLDLARELPEAIEQSKKDVANIPQARPLASLLDQMAGTFKEMIVSKENNEDLKAQAAIVQYYLDTGQYQQAITLARELLVSEVCLLLKFHMINDRQCAEDILNEKNTEPLPSGLTPDKLIYLNELRALWKNFSDLRNDINHAGMRENPAAANVLITNTKENCSKVIQSIDRNN
- the csm4 gene encoding type III-A CRISPR-associated RAMP protein Csm4 yields the protein MDFKVIRFRFIEPVHISTARGDYGKGEAGIRSDTLYSAIIHMWAMLGKNQWIAEFAEKPGACFAITSLFPFVKKNDSEFVYFFPKIVKDKTRNELPQELVKKFKKVAYYDQHFFAQRLEQPIDVTDDRHIHGQFMSESLDEKLFPLSEKHIVPRIMRPRDDREDTRPFYVEKTLFKPHAGLFCLVHYLDAKWESRVKTALDLLQDEGLGTDRSVGMGRFTAEYGVLSFNFPENASHAVSLSLFCPENFEQLNSMLDDKARYQFIKRGGWISEPYLSYRKRSIYMFTEGSIFLLNQPSVSVSGKNADITPLQTPRKLEHPVYRVGLGFFIPCRTE